The DNA segment AAAAGGTAAAGGCTCTTGTGTTTAAGTATGTGCAGTTTCATAGCCCtgtgaaaaaacacacaacaatTATATACACTGTAAACAGCACAAGGCATGAGAATCTCCTCCTACCCCAAACAATCTCGCAGGAAAGTGTATGTGCACTAATACTCCTCTTCCACTTCAGCTCCCGCTCCTCTGGTTTTCTTATGAATAGCACGGTTaaagctgtggcaggcaggAACCCAATGATTGTCATGAAGACCCAACTTACAGCCCGGGATGCCCTTCTGAGACCGGTGACAGCACATCCAGTACCCGGGCCCATAGGGTAAAGCCTGGCAGTATGGTTTGGGATGCCACCGGCACAGCGATACGTCCCCTTTCACGTACTTCTTCTTGCACTGCTTGCAAGGGTCCTCTCTGTAGCGGGAATCACGGACCCAGCGGGAGTCTGCTGGCCTGATGTTGTAGTATTCAATGATGAATTTGAAGTAGTAGCAAGTGCATTTGAGGGCAACCAGACTCCTAGTAGGAAGCAATCCAAAGATCTTCACTATGATGTGGTGAGGCAAGAAGGCCATATACTGCTGAGGCTCCAACAGCTGCTGGATTTTAAACCTGGTCTCCAGAAAGTCATGCGAAACCTGCCTTTTTAAGCAGGAAGCATCAAGTACTTGCAAAGCCCCTTCTGTCGGAGGAACAGGAAGGGCAGATGGCTCTGTAGGGACACCGCTTCTGACACACGACCTGTCAGATGCCAAGGCATCCTCATCCTCATTTTGGACTACTTCTCCTGGCTTTTCTTGGGTACTTTCCCGTAGTGGCTGTTGCTCATGAGCAGCAGGCTGGTCAGCCTGGAGGAAGAACAGCCTCCCTGGGAGCGGATCTTCACTAGCACTGGAGTTGGAGAGCTTCTCTTTCCTGCATCCCTTCTCAGTCTTGGTGACCGATATACTGATGCATAAGGGCTCCTTCCTAGCAGGATGCAGACTTTGCTTTGGGAAAATTACAGGCTCTTTCGCTATGCAATCAAGAGTCGCGTTCTTGCTCCGCAAGGAATCCGGCGGCaacctggcagcagctggacaCGCAGACAGCAGGGGTCTGGGAGGCTCGATCCGCGTTTCAGAATCACTCCTGCCAGCAGCTACAGCCAATGCTGTATGAGCAAGTCCCGAATTCACATTCCCCATCTGAGTATCCAGCCCAGAAGGAAaaggctgctgagcagaggcagCACCATCCCACAACTCTGTGTCACCCAGAGGACCACAACACCCTCCATACCCAGCTTCTGCTACCCCTGCCTCCTCCAAGCCAACCCCCTGAGCCAGGACCCCCGAGGAGACCTTCCCCACCTCGCCCTCGGGCTGGGTGCCGCTCGCCAGGAGCACCCTCCCGACATTTCTGCGGAAGCTGTTGTTCCGAGAGAGGCTCCCAGCCTCCCTCTCGCTCTGCTGCCTCAGGCACTCTGACTCCAGCTTGGCCACCATGTCCAGCACACGCACAGGCTCGCTCTGCTGCTGCTCGCTATTGCTGCAAGGTCCCCTCTCCACATGGACCTCGCAGGCCCCGGCAGAGGAGAAAAGGTCTGAGCTGGGAAGCGCACCTTTAGGCTGAGCGCTCAGCCTCGTAGCAGAAGCAGGCGTGCAGGTTTTAGCACAGTCTACCAATAAAGCACTTGCTCGTTGCTCCAGAAAGGCTACCATCTCTATCACCGAGAGGGACCGGCCTGGGAACACACCCTCACTGCTGTCATTCACGTAATGCACCGAACAGTGCTCGATGCCGCAGGCGAAAGGCTCTGGCTGGGAGCACCTGGCATTTGCCTCCCTCATTCtttccagctgaattttggcttttttaagaTCTACTGATTTTTTCCTGCGTTTAGCTGTTCTTCCGTCAATATCCCACGTGCTTTTGATTTTCACAGAGCCTAGCCGGTTGTTGTTGCTGCATTGCTGGGCTGCAAAGAACGCAATCTTCTCCTTCGTATTGCCAGGTTTCACTACAGCCCAGACATCCAGCggtccttcttcttctccctggTGGATGGTTGCAGAGAGGgcattcttcttttcccttgcaCTTGGACCATCCGCTGGGCCTTTCCCATTCATATTGCACATAGTATTTGGATAAATAATCCCCAGAAGCTTTTGAGATGGAGTCACAAAGGAGGGTTTTGGGAAAACGCTCAGTTTGGTGCAGTtggtatatttttcttcttgtgctgGTCTCTGATGGCTCACAGGTGAGCCTCTCAGAGAATCCTGGCTTATTTCTGGAGATCGCTCTTTCTTCTGTAACTTCAGATATGGCTTTAAGTGCATACCAGAAACcctaggaaaagagaaaaggaagaagttatAGCTGCAAAATATGCCTGCCTGGAATTAGAGAAGGTAGCCCGGAGCAGGCACCAGCATACCTCCCACTCCATGTCAAGCAGCCCACACCTCAACAGGGACacatgagaaaggaaaagcagcaaccaAGGATGCAGCACCTGCCCTTGGAGAACTCCTTGTAACAGGATCATGATCTTATGGACAGCAGAGATCTTCCTGTTACAGAAATCTGTTTCCAGGGAATTGCAAGGAGAAATGCCAACGTTTAACTTATATGTGTTGTGCAGACTCTAGAGTCAGAGCTATCCTTCTGTCCGTTCATTTAATCCAGCTGTAAGGTACACGTGGGTCAAAGGGTTTATCTTGACATTAGCTACCagatatatagatagatatgtTCTTTTCAGTAGATACAGTACAGTtaaagctgaaaaggaaaattagtgAGTGTAATTATATTCATCAGAGATCCCAGCAGATATCCGATTCCCTAATACCACCCAAGATTAAACCTATCCTTTAGTGTATCAACAAAGGCAAATCTGGTGTGCTTTCCCATAAGGGTTCTTATGCTATATATATCACATGGCCCTCCAAAAAAAgtgacagaagcagcacataCAGCTGAAGAGAACCACTTTCAAGGATGTGGTTTTATGGTTAGAAGTTTAAGAGCTGTAAAGGAGACACTTGGATGCTGCTGAcattacagcagcagcaccactgcTGCAACAGTCCCAGGCACTCGACTCCTCCTTTCAGTTACACCTTCGCACTAATCTTCAATTCAAAGCTCAAAACCACAAAAGCCCAGGGCACTGCCACATGGGATGCAATTATCAGGAGACttcagcctcttctcccaggAGTATCACATAAGCATATTACAGAACTAACTATAGATTATGTTTCCATGGTAATCTTTGAATTGTTACAGGTTCAAATTGAATTGTTGAAAGGTTCAAAAAGGACTTTTTGAAACACGGATAATCCACGCTTGCTAGTTTGAGAACAGCAGGCTCAATGCCACATTTACCACAAGCTGATACGGACACAGACAGAGAGTATGTTTCCCTTGACAGCCACCACCAAAACAACTGCTTTAGTATTGCGTTTCTAGCctaaaaacagcttttaatcAAAAAACTCAAGCTATAATGTCTAAAAAGTGGGTCAAATTTATAGTTTAACACCTGCAGTTCGCACACATAATAGGTTTGTATCAGACAGACACAGCCAAAGTCCAGCTGGGCTCTCCCTGCCATGCCACGGTGCAGCTGGGACACACACCTACCTCAAGACTCCCTCAGTGATGCTACACACAGGGTACCCATGGGGTCAGCACACAAGGAGCAAGGAACCCAGCACACCCACCCCTCGAGCAGACCCTCCAGAGCGCACAGGATGGCTGTAAGAGGGAAGTCTTAACAGCAGACACTGACCTAGAACACACATGGACATGCCGTAGGAGCAACCTGGAGCACAGCTCAGGGACCTtctgggcagccctgcccaACAGGATAGCCAGGGCTGCAGACTGTCCACAGTAACGGCTGGCAGAACGGAGAGCTGAGCCAGAGAGCACCGCAGCTGGCCAAGGGAAGGCTCTGAAAGCAAGATGCTCCACTTCCAGCTGCTAACACAACACACGCAAGCACACAAGGGCAACAACTCAGCCAGGCACCACCTGCACCTCTTCTGCACCAGAAGCGGCCATGCTGCTTAACCACTGCTTACCCCTGAGGttttgcttcctcctcctggccCTAGCGATAAGAAGTGAGGGGATGGGTGACAAGTGCTGGTAGAGGATTTGGCGAGGTACATCAAGAGGAAGGGCTTGGTTCACCTTCCTAGGAGCGTGCATAAAACCTAGGGGACCCCTCTGGTCCATGCAGTGCACTTTGAAGGCCAGGAGGCAGACACTGGAAAGGGATGCCGTTATGTTCTCTCCCCTCCCAATTGCATAGGAAGATCATTACCTCACTCTTGCAACCAGTGCCAAAACCATCTGCAGTTCACCTACAGCCTGTGACGATGTGAGTCCTCATTACTGCAGATACCCCGATCTAGTCCCTGGGTTAGATCTCTCCCCATGCCTTCTGCATGCCACTTCCAGCTCTTGTTGGAATTGGGTCACCTCCCAATTCAGTCTCCTCTGCAAAACGCAACCGAGTTGTTTTGTTTGCCTTCTCAGTTGGATgctaaaaactgaaataatctgaTAAAAATAGAACTTCAGGGTGCTGAAATAGATGAAAAGGGAGAATGGGGAGTCAGTGCTGCTGTAGTTTGTTCCAGCTTCGTTTTCCATAGGGTCTGCCTCATTTCGGTTGCACTTTACAGCTAAGCAGGGTCAGGCCACGGATGTGCTCGGGCCAGAGCAGCAGGTGAACCACTGCAGCAAGCCGCTGCAGAGAACGGTGCCTGCGGCCCTGCATTCTCCACCCAGAAGGGCATTTTGGAGCTGGGTTTTTCAgactagagaaagaaaagctctgaTGGCTGCCCACCACCGTACCCTGGGGAGAAGAGGTGAATACAATTAAATACACGACTCCGCACGTTCAGTCTCATGAGCTAGAAACAGAAGATCAAATTCAATTCATGAGTTTTCATGCCAGGGTGTTAGAAAGATGAGCTGAACgtgtttttaaaaggctttctTCAAGCAGTTTTCAGGAATCGAGCAGGACAATCGGTTCAACACCCTTCATTAAGAGAAGATGCAAAACGAACGTGAGACCAGGTTTTATACGAATGAAAACAGGACCAAACTGGTTACCCCAACATGCTTAGAGGACACGTTTAGCCAGCAAAGTTGGTTCAGCTGCTCCCAGCTATTTCTGGTCtatggaaaaagacaaaagggcAGAGTTATGCCTCACCTATTACAGATTTCTCATTTAAGGTTATAtttcctcctgtgtttcagttagTCCCTGGCTCAGCCAACAATACCATTTAAGGTTGAAAAGTTATAATTTACATAACAAAATTATGCCTTAGTCAGAAGTTTTACTGCCAGAATAATTGCCTCATTTGAATTCAGCATTCAGTTCATTGCACTGTTTTAATGGATCcagatttaaagaaaaccttCATTTAATAACTCCAGACAGCTATAAAGAGTACTGCTAACTCCACCTGACCAGCTGAATCACACAGTGCCATCTGCCTCCCAGTTTTCAGGCAGTGGGGAAGAGAACTTAACTTCCATTTTAGAAGAGTTAGTAACAAACCTTACCTGAAGGTGTCACTTGGAAAATACAAGCCCCCACTCCCACACCCTTTGTGGTGAGCATTAAGAACAACAAACTCTGAGGCAAACAGAGCTTCTTcctcacacagcagcagcacatttcaTTTCTAGCTCCCAGAATTAGAACAAGGCTTCCCAGCAGAAGTTTCTTTGAAGATGAACCAGAGCCCAGCCCTCACCCACAGAATACCTTTTTTCTACAACATTTCAGTGCTGGCAAGCAGAGAATTGCGGCAGCTGAAGttaagtttttaaatatttaaacacacaaaaagtaGCTGTTAAAAGGTGAACTCACTGACAATTCCCTATGATACTTAATTCCAGAATAATTCTGTTTGTTCCCCTCCACCCTTTAAGTCATCAAGCTTTCCAATTTCATTTTGAGAGATTACTCGTCAGAAATTCATGGAGTAAGCATAAAAGGTTTTTCAATCCTAAACGTGCCATTTTGAACTGCTGATAATTCTGCCAGGAACGATCAGCACTGAAACAACTAGCTCTGCTGTCTTTATACTGTTATTCCATCCTTAGGATGATGAAATAAAAGGGCCAGTTTTTCTATTTCTCATCAGCTGCATCTGAAAAACAGGATACTTACACTTGTGGAATGACACTGCTGTTTTTACAGGTTGTAACTACAGCTTGTTTCCACTACAGTTTTATCACGTTAGTTACTACAACGGATTGATATGGAAATATATGCCTTTATACATGCCCAGGCACGCACGCACCCCTCCTCTCTCTACTGAAGGGAAAACCCATAAGCTGCCACACCAAGCTGGTCAGAATCTTTCTGCATCCTTTTTTACGTATCTTCTAAATCacagcagcctgaaaaaaataatatatttgctCTAACGGCAGCTCCAAAGTTGGAGGTAAAACTGGTAGAAAAGGCTCAGTTTTCACTGCTCCTTTCTGAGATCCAGAGAGCCCAACTGCCCCTCactgcacctgggtcagggaCTCTCACAATGCCCCACGAAGCCAACAGATTTCCTCTGgccagcaacaacaacaacaacatgCGATCTGCTCAAACAACATAATCACACTGCAAGTTTTCTGGGCAAAGCACCGGAAGGTTTTAAGGTGAAAATTTCAGTCAAAACCCCAAAGTTTCCTgtggatttctttttgtaaacACTTAACCCCAGTTGACAAAAGTTCCTAGCATTGTTGACTGCACATGCAGTGCCAACTACAACTCTGAAAAAACCCTCAGGACATACCAACACAAGGCAGGagccaaaaacaaaaaaaaaagaaagaaaaaacctaaCTACAATAAAACCCACAGCAAGCAAACCTCTGGCAAGGCATTTCTCTTCCCTGGCATCCCATTTCTCTGTCTATAGAGCTTTGCTCCTCTCTAAAGGACACTGACAATTATGAAGGACTGAGTACTGAATGCAAGTTAAGCTATGGTCAACCCCTTGTTATTTCTGGAAGAACTTG comes from the Falco cherrug isolate bFalChe1 chromosome 7, bFalChe1.pri, whole genome shotgun sequence genome and includes:
- the FBXO34 gene encoding F-box only protein 34 isoform X2 is translated as MHLKPYLKLQKKERSPEISQDSLRGSPVSHQRPAQEEKYTNCTKLSVFPKPSFVTPSQKLLGIIYPNTMCNMNGKGPADGPSAREKKNALSATIHQGEEEGPLDVWAVVKPGNTKEKIAFFAAQQCSNNNRLGSVKIKSTWDIDGRTAKRRKKSVDLKKAKIQLERMREANARCSQPEPFACGIEHCSVHYVNDSSEGVFPGRSLSVIEMVAFLEQRASALLVDCAKTCTPASATRLSAQPKGALPSSDLFSSAGACEVHVERGPCSNSEQQQSEPVRVLDMVAKLESECLRQQSEREAGSLSRNNSFRRNVGRVLLASGTQPEGEVGKVSSGVLAQGVGLEEAGVAEAGYGGCCGPLGDTELWDGAASAQQPFPSGLDTQMGNVNSGLAHTALAVAAGRSDSETRIEPPRPLLSACPAAARLPPDSLRSKNATLDCIAKEPVIFPKQSLHPARKEPLCISISVTKTEKGCRKEKLSNSSASEDPLPGRLFFLQADQPAAHEQQPLRESTQEKPGEVVQNEDEDALASDRSCVRSGVPTEPSALPVPPTEGALQVLDASCLKRQVSHDFLETRFKIQQLLEPQQYMAFLPHHIIVKIFGLLPTRSLVALKCTCYYFKFIIEYYNIRPADSRWVRDSRYREDPCKQCKKKYVKGDVSLCRWHPKPYCQALPYGPGYWMCCHRSQKGIPGCKLGLHDNHWVPACHSFNRAIHKKTRGAGAEVEEEY
- the FBXO34 gene encoding F-box only protein 34 isoform X1 gives rise to the protein MKSSCRAGLHREPLNSTSSTFHQVKRVSGMHLKPYLKLQKKERSPEISQDSLRGSPVSHQRPAQEEKYTNCTKLSVFPKPSFVTPSQKLLGIIYPNTMCNMNGKGPADGPSAREKKNALSATIHQGEEEGPLDVWAVVKPGNTKEKIAFFAAQQCSNNNRLGSVKIKSTWDIDGRTAKRRKKSVDLKKAKIQLERMREANARCSQPEPFACGIEHCSVHYVNDSSEGVFPGRSLSVIEMVAFLEQRASALLVDCAKTCTPASATRLSAQPKGALPSSDLFSSAGACEVHVERGPCSNSEQQQSEPVRVLDMVAKLESECLRQQSEREAGSLSRNNSFRRNVGRVLLASGTQPEGEVGKVSSGVLAQGVGLEEAGVAEAGYGGCCGPLGDTELWDGAASAQQPFPSGLDTQMGNVNSGLAHTALAVAAGRSDSETRIEPPRPLLSACPAAARLPPDSLRSKNATLDCIAKEPVIFPKQSLHPARKEPLCISISVTKTEKGCRKEKLSNSSASEDPLPGRLFFLQADQPAAHEQQPLRESTQEKPGEVVQNEDEDALASDRSCVRSGVPTEPSALPVPPTEGALQVLDASCLKRQVSHDFLETRFKIQQLLEPQQYMAFLPHHIIVKIFGLLPTRSLVALKCTCYYFKFIIEYYNIRPADSRWVRDSRYREDPCKQCKKKYVKGDVSLCRWHPKPYCQALPYGPGYWMCCHRSQKGIPGCKLGLHDNHWVPACHSFNRAIHKKTRGAGAEVEEEY